Within Herpetosiphonaceae bacterium, the genomic segment GAAGGCCGCTCGCCGCGCGCCTGCTCCAGATCGAGAATCTCGATGCTGGACGCGCCATCCAGGTACGGCTGCGTGATATAGTGCTGCACGCCCTGGATCTGCTTCACGATCTCGCTCATCTGCCTGAGCGCCGTCTGCATCATCTCCAGGTCCTGGCGCTGAGCGGCGCTCAGCTCGGTATCGAGCAGCATGCGCACCAGCCCCATCGCCGCCGTGAGCGGCTGTCCCAGGTTATGCGCCGCAGCGCCCGCCGTCGCCAGCATCGCCCGATCGCGCTCCTGCTCGATCAGCCGCTTTTGCATCGTGCGCAGCCGGATGAGTACCCGCACGCGCGCCAGCAGCTCGTCGTTGTAGAACGGCTTGGGTAAGAAATCGTAGCCGCCGAGATCGAGGCCATGCGCCACGAATTTTGAGCTGCGATCGATACCTGACAGCAGCAGGATCGGCACGTCTGCGGTCTGCGGGTTGGATTGTAGCCGGGCGCACAGATCGAAGCCGGAGCCGTCGGGTAACTGCACATCCAGCAAAATGGTGTCCAGCTCCTCCACTTCGATAACGTCGATCGCAGCCGCCAACGAGCTAGCCAGCCGGACCAGATAGCCCTCATCCGACAGGAGTTCCTCTAGCAATGTGGCGATCACCAGATCATCTTCGACAACCAGAATCGTTGCCGCTGTAGATAGCGCTCTATTGCTCATTCGATCACTCGATGGTGGGGGTGGGACACAGCCAACTTAAACGCCTCAAGGACCCAGCAGTAGCCGAGCCCTTGAGACAAGAGAAGAGAGGAGAAGGAGATACCGCGATTATAGCAACGCGGCACGGAATTTGCAATAGGCAGTTTTTTCCCCTTCTCCCGCTCTTCTTTTGTGCCCACAGACTCGCTTACTAACGCTCGACTCCGCTCTGCTCGATCAACCGCTCGTATGTGTCGGGAGTGTCAATATCAAGGAGGATGCCACGGTCTGTAGTATCGAGCCAGCGAATCTCATCCTGATGCGCCATGATCACATCGCGCGCGCCTCGGTCGCCGGTGATGGCACGGAGTTCGGGGAAGAGCGCGCTGTCGAAGAGCACGGGATTGCCCCGCTGTCCATCGTAGCGCGGCACGACGATCGGCGGATGCTCGCGGCGATACACGTCCAGCAGCGCATCGATTGTCTGGGGCTGAAGGAGAGGCTGATCGGCCAGCAGCACCAACGCGGCGGATACGTCCGCGCCTACGGCGGCGATGCCCGCGCCCAGCGAGGTGCTCTGCCCATCGAGGAAGCGCTCGTTGCGCACTATGCGTACATCCAGGCCGTCGAGCGCAGCCAGCATATGCTCGGCGCGATGCCCGACGACCACCAGTAGCTCGTCGAGCTGCGTGCTGAGCGCCTGCTGCGCGATATAGCGCACCAGCGGCAGGCCACGCCACGGCAGCAGCAGCTTGGGCTGACCCATGCGCTGCGAGCGCCCGGCGGCCAGCAGCACGCCCGCGATCATTACGGCTGCTTGCCGCGTCGCACGGCGATCATCTCGGCCAAAATGGCGATTGCGATCTCGGCGGGCGTTTTGCTGCCCAGCGGCAGCCCGATCGGGCCGTGGATGCGCTCAAGGTCTGCCGGACTCACGCCCGCCTCAAGCAGCGCTTGCTTGCGCTTGGCCTGCGTCTTCACGCTGCCGATCGCGCCGATGTAGCGCACGGGATAGCGCAGCGCGATGCGCACCGCAGGATCGTCCAGCTTGGGATCGTGCGTCAGCACCGCGACGTAGGTCGAGCGATCCAGGCGCAGCGTCGGCAGGATCTCGTCGGGCCACTCCACGATCAGCGCGTCGGCGTCGGGAAAGCGCTCCTGCGTGGCGAAGGTCGCGCGCGGATCGATCACTGTGACGCGGAAGCCGAGCTGCTTCGCGCAGGTGGTCAGCGGGATCGCCGTGTGGACCGCGCCGACGATGATCAGATGGGGCGGCGATGGATACGCCTCGATCAGCACTGAGACATCGCCGTGTGTGGAGGAGTACGAGCGCGATTCGCTGATCTCGGCGTCGAGCAAGGCCAGCGCGTCGGCTCGGACCTGCGCGTCGAGCGCTTTGTCGCCCAAGGAGCCCATCGACGGACCCACCGGATCGAGCAGCAGCTTCGCGCCGAGCGGCTGGCCCATGATGATCGTGGCTAGCGCGACCGGACGCTCCGCCGCAATCGCCGCTCGCAGCGTATCGAAGATCATAAGCGTCACCAATCCAGACGCTCGACAAACACCTCGATCGTGCCGCCGCATGCGAGGCCAACCTCCCAGGCCTGCTCGTCGGAGACGCCAAACGTCAGCAGCTTGGGCCGTCCGGTCTTGAGCGTCTGCTGGCACTCCTCGAAGACCGCGCCCTCGACGCAGCCGCCCGAAACCGAGCCCGCCAGCGCGCCGCTCTTGCTGACGACCATCTTGGAGCCGACC encodes:
- a CDS encoding response regulator gives rise to the protein MSNRALSTAATILVVEDDLVIATLLEELLSDEGYLVRLASSLAAAIDVIEVEELDTILLDVQLPDGSGFDLCARLQSNPQTADVPILLLSGIDRSSKFVAHGLDLGGYDFLPKPFYNDELLARVRVLIRLRTMQKRLIEQERDRAMLATAGAAAHNLGQPLTAAMGLVRMLLDTELSAAQRQDLEMMQTALRQMSEIVKQIQGVQHYITQPYLDGASSIEILDLEQARGERPS
- a CDS encoding nucleotidyltransferase family protein, which codes for MIAGVLLAAGRSQRMGQPKLLLPWRGLPLVRYIAQQALSTQLDELLVVVGHRAEHMLAALDGLDVRIVRNERFLDGQSTSLGAGIAAVGADVSAALVLLADQPLLQPQTIDALLDVYRREHPPIVVPRYDGQRGNPVLFDSALFPELRAITGDRGARDVIMAHQDEIRWLDTTDRGILLDIDTPDTYERLIEQSGVER
- a CDS encoding XdhC/CoxI family protein, translating into MIFDTLRAAIAAERPVALATIIMGQPLGAKLLLDPVGPSMGSLGDKALDAQVRADALALLDAEISESRSYSSTHGDVSVLIEAYPSPPHLIIVGAVHTAIPLTTCAKQLGFRVTVIDPRATFATQERFPDADALIVEWPDEILPTLRLDRSTYVAVLTHDPKLDDPAVRIALRYPVRYIGAIGSVKTQAKRKQALLEAGVSPADLERIHGPIGLPLGSKTPAEIAIAILAEMIAVRRGKQP
- a CDS encoding XdhC family protein, with translation MIQDVLPLIDECRERGEPLAVATVVRTYGSAPRQVGSKMVVSKSGALAGSVSGGCVEGAVFEECQQTLKTGRPKLLTFGVSDEQAWEVGLACGGTIEVFVERLDW